CTTCTGGCGGGGATGATCGGCACGCAGTTGGCGCAGCCGTGGGACGACCCCCTGCTCGCGGCGGCGCGCGCGGTGGTGTGGCATGGTCTCGCCGCGGATGCGCTCGCGCGCGCCGAGGGTGCCGTGGCGGTGGAGACGACCCGGTTGCTCGATTATCTGGGGGCCGTGCTCCGCTGAGGACCCGACTCGCGATTGAGGGCGTGGGTAAAAAAACATAGTCGCCACGACTCCTGCCGGCGTCACCTTTGCTTCCATGGCCAACGAGCTCACCGAGCGACAGGCGTTCCTGATCCTGAACGCGCTGCCCAACATCGGGCCGATCACCCTCAATCGGCTGCTCGCGGAATTGGGCGGCGATCCGCGCGCGGTGCTCGCCGCTGATCGCAAGCGCCTCGAGGCCGTGAAGGGTGTCGGTGCAGTGATTGCCAGCACGCTGGTGAACTGGTCGGCCCAGTTTGATCTCGCCCGCGAGGAGGACCGCATGGCGAAGAGTGGCGCCGATTTCATCACCACCCGCGATGAGGCCTATCCGAAGCTCCTGCGGGAGATCCACGATCCGCCGATTGGTCTCTATCGCCGCGGGGGGTACGACCTTGGCCAGCGCTGTGTGGCCATCATCGGTTCGCGCCGCACCACGCTGTACGGCCAGGCCACGGCCAGGAAGCTCGCCATCGAACTGGCGCAGGTCGGCTTCTGCATCGTCAGCGGCCTGGCGCGCGGCATCGACACCGCGGCGCACGAGGGCGCGCTTGCCGCGGGCGGAAAAACCGCCGCCGTCGTCGGCACCGGCATCGATATCATCTACCCGCCGGAGAACCTTGGCTTGTACCGGAAGATCGAAGCAGAGGGCGCGGTGCTCTCGGAGTTCCCCTTTGGCCGCCGCGCCGACCGGCAGTCGTTCGCCATGCGCAATCGCATCGTCGCGGGCATGTCCGAGGCCGTGATCGTGGTCGAGAGTGACGTCGACGGCGGCGCGATGATCACGGCCCGCTTTGCCGGTGAGCAGGGGCGCCTGCTCTTTGCCGTGCCCGGCCGCATCGACCAGAGCACCAGCGCCGGTTGCCATCAGCTCATCCGCGATGGCGCCACCTTGCTGACGAGCGTGGACGACCTGCTCTCCGAGCTCAGTTACCTCGACGGTCTCAGGCCGTCGCCGATTCCGCAGAAGGGCAGCGAGGTTGCCGCTGGCGTGCCGCCGAATCTCAACCCCGAGGAGGCGAGGGTGTACGAGTGTTTCCGGGGTGGGGCGATCATCACGCCGGACGCGCTGGGAACGCAGACCGGCCTCTCGTCCGCGCAGATCTCGGCGACGTTGATGATGCTGGAGCTGAAACGGCTGATCGCGAAGCGGACCGACGGGGCCTACGAGGCCCAGTGAGCATCGGCCGGAGCGGAGCGCCGTTTTGCCGCTGGATTCCGGCCGGCTGGTTCCGCAGAAACGGGGGATGAAGTTCCCCATCCTCTTCCTCGGCGCCCTGCTCGTGGTGAGTTTCGTGCGGGCGGCCGAACCGGCCCGCCGCGCCATTACCCATGAAGACCTCTGGCTCCTGAAGCGGGTCGGAGCGCCCGTCGCCAGTCCGGACGGCAAATGGGCGGTCTTCTCCGTGACCCAGCCCGCGTACGAGGCGAAGGACCTGAGCATTGATCTCTGGATCGTCGCGCTCGATGGCCAGTCACCCGCGCGCCGGCTCACGCAGACCAAGGCCGGCGAGACCGGCCCGCGCTGGAGCCCGGATGGCACCCGCCTCGCCTTCGTGGCGAAGCGCGATGCGGACGAGGTGCCGCAGGTGTACGTATTGAACCTAGCGCAGGGAGGCGAAGCCGAACGCCTCACCCGTCTTTCGACGGGCGCCCGCTCTCCCGAGTGGAGCCCGGATGGCACTCGGCTCCTATTCGTCAGCGAAGTGTATCCTGGTGCGACGGACGATACGGCCAACAAGGCCGCCGCCAAGGCGCTCAAGGAGCGCAAGTACAACGCGCGCGTTTACGAAGGCTTCCCGATCAAGCATTGGGATCACTGGCGTGACGAGAAGGTCGCCCACCTCTTTGTGCAGGAGGCGCGGGCCGGCGCGCCCGCCCGCGACCTGCTCGCTCGCACCAAGCTCGCGGCGCTCACCGGCTTCGGTGGTCGCCAGACCGATTCCGGCGAGGATCTGCCCGCGACGTGGGCGCCCGACGGTCGGTCGGTGGTGTTCAGCGCGACCACCACCCGCGAGCGTTCCGCCTACGCCGACGTGCCGCTGCAGATGTTCGTGGTGGCCGCGGACGGAGGCGAACCGCAAGCGCTCACGCAGGACGCGAACAGCTACGGCGAGGTCGAGTTCACTCCCGATGGCCGGACCTTGGTCGTCAACATGGAGACCGGAGGCGATGGCCAGACGTACCACCACAATCGAATCGTCAGCTTTCCGTGGCCGTTCGACGCGGCGCGCCGGAAGGTCCTCACGCAAACGCTGGATCTCTCGGCGGGGCGTTTCGCCGTCAGCGACGACGGGGCAACCGTGTACTTCCTCGCGGAAGACGGTGTGCAGGTGAGACTCTTCTCCGTGCCGCTGGCCGGCGGGGACATCAAGGCGCACGCCGTGAACCCGGAGGGGTGTCTCGGGGCGCTCAGCATCGGTGGTGAGGCGCTCGTCGCCACGTACGATAGCGCGGTGCAGCCGGCAGAGATCGTACGGATCGACCCGGCACGCGGCCTGCGCGTGCTTACGCATTTCAACGACGAGGCGCTCGCCAAGTTGGATCTGGGAAAGCCCGAGCGCTTCGCCTTCCGGAGCCGCCAGGGCCGCCCGATCGACAACCTCCTGGTGCGCCCGGCCGGCTTCGACGCGACGAAGAAATATCCGCTGCTCGTCGTGATGCACGGCGGGCCCGCGCCGCAGTTCAAGGACCAGTGGGGCCTGCGTTGGAACTACCAGCTCCTTGCCGCGCCCGGCTACGTGCTGGTCTTGACGAACTACTCCGGCTCGAGCGGCTATACGGAGGCATTCGGCCAGGCGATCCAGCAGGACCCGCTGCGCGGACCGGCGGATGAAATCAACCAGGGTGCGGATGAGGCAATCCGCCGCTTCGCGTTCATCGACGCCACCCGGCAGGCGGCGGCGGGGGCGAGCTATGGCGGTCACCTGGCGAACTGGATGCAGGCCACCACGACGCGTTACCGCTGCCTCATCTCGCACGCCGGACTGGTGAACCTGGAAACGCAGTGGTCCACCAGCGACAGCATCTACCATCGCGAACTGAACAACGGCGGCCCCATCTGGGAGCAGGGGCCGATCTGGCGGGAGCAGAATCCCGTGCGGCTCGTCGGCAATCACTTCAAGAAGACCGGGTGGATCACGCCGATCCTCGTCAGCGTCGGGGAGAATGATTTCCGCGTGCCGGCGAACAACGCCTACGAGAACTGGGCGTACCTCCAGCGGCTGCAGATTCCGAGCAAGCTCATCGTGTTCCCGGACGAGAACCACTGGATCCTGAAGGGCGAGAACAGCCGCTTCTGGTTCTCCGAAGTGCACGCCTGGCTGGCGCGCTGGCTGAAGTAGTGGCCTGGTTGGCGCGGCGCAGCCGGACCGGCCGGCGCCGCGCCGAATCAAGCGGGCGGCCGGTTAACCCGGAGGCCAGCCCATCTGCCGCTTGGCCAGCATATGTACGTGCAGATGCGGGACGGACTCCGACGCGTGCGGGCCGTTGTTGACGACAAGGCGGAAGCCCTGCTCGAGCTTGAGCTTCTTCGCCATTTCGCTGGCCACCAGCAGCAGGTGGCCGAGCGTGGCCTGATCCGCCGGGGTCGCTTCGGCCACGCGCGGGATGGGCTGCTTCGGCACGATCAGCAGGTGGACCGGCGCCTGGGGCTGGATGTCGTGCAACACCACACAGACATCGTCCTCGTGCTCGATCTTGGCCGGGATCTCCCGGTCGATGATTTTCTGGAAGAGGGTCTTGGCCATGGCAGGACGGGCATTACGCGCAAGTTTCTGCCGCCGGCAAACGCCGAATGGTGCGCGGTGCCGCCGGGCCTCCGGCCGCCGATCCGGCGCGCGGCTAGAGAAACAGCAACTGCAGGTTCGCGCTCCGCGCGGTGCGGGCGGCGGCGAGATCGCGGATGAAGGCGAGCGCCTCCTCGTACTCACGCCGGCGGCGCGGCGTCGCCCGACGATTCGGTGGGAGCAGCGCGTGCCGGAGATTCGTGATGAGCAGCGTGGATTCGCGGAAGGGGGCGAGCCGCTTCAGCCCGGCCATGACCTCCGCGCGCGTGAACAGGGGCGTGGCGGAAGCCAGCGTGAGCGAAGCGTCCCAATGATAGAAGCCGTGGCGCGGGTGCGTGGCGAAGACCTTGGTCAGGAGTTCCGCGGCCGCGGCGTTGAACGCGGCGTCGTATTTTTGCGCCAGCTCGGGATGCGCCGTGGTCTGGGCCTCGAGCTCCGCCAGGCTGAAGGTGATCGCGGACTTGATCTGCTCGGCCAGATACAGGTCGTGGCCGGTCGCGTGGGCGAAGAGGCTGTTGATGAAATGGAGCCGGCGCAGGTCGTCGCTCGTCCGGGAGGGGGTGCGTTGGGCCACGGAAAATCGGGAGGACGGGGCGCCCGGGCGGGGGCGTTACGGAAGCTCCTTCTTGGTCTTCGCGAGCGAGCTGATTTCGTCCACGAACTCGGTCACGTCACGGAACTCCTTATACACGCTGGCGAAGCGGACGTAGGCCACCTGGTCGACGGTGCGCAAGCGCTGCATGACGCCCTCGCCGATCGCGCGGGAGGGAATCTCGTTTTCGAACTGCGCCTCCATCGCATCCATCACGTCCTCGACCAGCATCGCGATCTGCTCGGGGTCGACCGGCCGTTTGTGGCAGGCCGCGCGCACGGCGCGGACCAGCTTCTCGCGGTCAAAGTCCTCGCGGCGGCCGTCGCGTTTCAGGACGATGATGCCGTCGCGGATCAGCGTCTCGGTCGTGCTGTAGCGATGGCCGCACTCAAGGCATTCGCGCCGCCGGCGGATCGTCGATCCCTCCTTGCTGATGCGGGAGTCGATGACCTTGTCCTCAATCGATGTGCATTTCGGGCAGCGCATGAAAATGAAGCGGAATTCTGCAGGTAGACGCTGAGCGGGCGGATTGGTGCCGTGGGAATGAGGGGCCGATCAGCTGAGCTGCAGGAAGTTCTCCAGGATGCGCATGCCGCCTTCGGTGGCGATGGATTCCGGGTGGAACTGCACGCCCCAGATGGGCAGGGTGCGATGGCGCAGGCCCATGATTTCGCCTTCGGCCGTCTCGGCCGTGATCTCGAGCTCAGCCGGGAACGAGGCGCGCTCCACCAGGAGCGAGTGATAACGAGTGGCGGCAAATCCCTGGGGCATGCCGCGAAAGACGTCGGTGTCTCGGTGCCGGATCGGGGAGGTCTTCCCGTGCATGAGGCGGTCGGCCCGCACCACCTTGCCGCCAAAGTAATGCCCGATCGACTGATGGCCTAGGCATACACCGAACAGAGGTTTCTTTCCCGCAAATGCCTTGATGATATCGAGGGTCACGCCGGCCTCCCGCGGCGAACAGGGACCCGGGGAGATCAGCACGCGTTCGGGGTTGAGCGCAAGCGCTTGTTCCGGAGTGATTTCGTCGTTTCGGTACACCCGCTGTTCCACCCCCAACTGGCCAAAATATTGGACTAGGTTGTAGGTGAAGGAGTCGTAGTTATCGATGACGAGCAGCACGGGTTTCGTGGGGCGGGACGCCGGGTTTAAGACACGAGGGTAGAGCGATAGCGGGCGGAATCTAGCGCGTACAGCTTAGACTCGCAAAGCGGGCGATTCAGTTGATGGTCGGAAGGGCGTGCGCAGATTCGCCGCACGCCGCCGCCGCCGGTGGCTTTATCCTTCAAATCTCTCTGTCTTCCTCCCTTCTGCCGCATCGTCGGCACTCGCGATGGCCGCCCATTTCCAGCTGCTCAAGACCGATACAAACACCGCCGCCCGCCGGGGCCGGCTCCAGACGCGCCACGGCACGATCGAGACGCCCATCTTCATGCCCGTGGGCACCCAGGGAACGGTGAAGGCGATAACACCCAATCACTTGCGTGAGATTGGGGCGCAGATCATCCTCGGGAATACCTACCACCTGAGCCTGCGGCCCGGCAGCGACCTGATTCGCGAACTGGGGGGGCTGCATGCCTTCATGGGCTGGAACGGCCCGATTCTGACGGACAGCGGTGGCTTCCAGGTATTTTCGTTGGCGAAGCTACGCGACATCAGCGATGCGGGCGTGGCGTTTCAGTCCCACTTGGATGGCGCGCGGCATTTTCTTGGCCCGCGTGAGGTGATGAAGATCCAGCAGGATCTTGGCAGCGACATCGCGATGGTGCTCGACGAGTGCCCACCTTGGCCGTGCGAACGGGACGCGTGCGCCAAGGCGGTGGCGCGGAGCCTCCGCTGGGCGGCGCAGTGCCGCGACATCGCGACCGGAAGCGGCTTTCTGGCGGCCGGCCATCACGTTTTCGCGATCGTCCAAGGGTCCACCTTCGATGACCTGCGGCGCGAGGCGGCCGAGGCTCTGGCCGCCTTCGATTTTCCCGGCTACGCGGTCGGCGGGGTGAGCGTGGGCGAACCCGAGCCGGAGATGCTCAAGCAGGTGGGGGCCACCACGCCCTTCATGCCGGCCGACAAGCCGCGCTACACGATGGGCCTCGGCACGCCCCCGCAGCTCCTGCGCATGATCGCGCTTGGTGTCGACATGTTCGATTGCGTGATGCCCACGCGCGTGGCGCGCAACGGACTGGTCTTTACGCCGGATGGGCCGATCAACCTCCGCAACGAGCAGTTCCGTGCCGATCCTCGCCCCATTGTCGAGGGCATGGACAACTACACCTGCCGGAATTTCTCCCGCGCCTATCTGCGGCACCTGACCGTCGCGGGCGAGATGCTGAGCGGGACGCTCCTGACCATCCACAATCTCCACTTCTTCCTCGACCTGATGGCGCAGGCTCGGGCGCACATCGAAGCTGGCGACTATGCCTCCTGGCACCTCGCGTGGATTGCGCGCTATGAGGCCGGGGCGCACGCGCGCCGGGCGTCGTAGTGGGAAGTTGGATTCCTCTCAGGCCGGAGGCGGGCAGAAAAAAACCCGCCCGGCGGGGCCGGGCGGGGGCGTTAGATTTCAGACTTAATCCGACCTTAGAACTTCAGACGCGCACCGATCGAATAGACGATCGCGTCCTGGTTCGAATTACGGACGTTCTCGAAGCCGGCCGAGGCGTAAACCGCGGCGGTCTTCGTCACCCAGTAGTTGCCCTCGACCTCATAGGTGTAGGATTGGGAGCTTTCCTTGGTGTTGTTGAAGTCGTCGTTATAAACGACGCGGGGGGTCAGCGTGAAGGCGCCCATCGGAATCTCGACGCCGACCGAGGTCATCCAAATGGTGTCCTCATTGTTGTCGGAGTCGTGGTTCCAGCGGTAGCCGACGCCGGCGCCGACGAACGGCTTCACGGTGCCGACGGTCTTGTAGGCCGTCGCGGACGCACCGATCGTGTTGGCATGCGCCAGGCCGCGGACCCAGTTGTAGCTGTAGCCGGCGCCCAGGTCGAGGTACGCAGTGACGGGCACATTGGCGGCAATGCCGACGCTGTGCACATCCTTGTGCATGTCCTGGACGTCCGCCGCAGCGTAACCGAGCTCGGTGTAGCTCTGGCCGAGAAGGCCGGACGGCACCGCGACACTGGCATTGGACGTTTCCGGTTGAGCATAACCCGCCGTGGCCGCAATGAGGCCGACGACGAGCATCGTTTTCTTAGTCAGGTTCATAGTTTGTTAGTTTCCCGAACGAATCGGGGGACTCGCGGAGGTATCGCGGCGTTCCTTTTGCGCCACAAAAAAAGTTGCATGTCGTAATGGAACATTTTGCCGCGTTTGTTGTTGGCCGCCTGTTTTGCTCGAAACTGATCTGCAACTACCTCACCACTTTCCTCCATGCGCATACTCGTCACCGGCGGTGCCGGCTTTCTCGGTTCCCATCTCTGCGACCGTCTCGTGCGGGAAGGGCATGAAGTCGTCTGTGTCGACAACCTCTTCACGGGGCAGAAGGCGAACATCGCGCACCTGCTCGCGCATCCGAATTTTGAATTCGTCCGGCACGACGTGATCGACCCCTTCAAGTTCGAAGTGGATCAGATCTACAACCTGGCATGCCCGGCCTCGCCGCCGCACTACCAGTACAACCCCATCAAGACGATCAAGACCTCGGTCATGGGCGCCATCAACTGCCTCGGCCTCGCGAAGCGCGTGCGCGCGCGTATCCTCCAGGCGAGTACGAGCGAGGTGTACGGCGACCCGACCGTGCATCCGCAGCCCGAGGCCTACTGGGGCAACGTCAACCCGATCGGGCGCCGCTCCTGCTACGACGAGGGCAAGCGGTGCGCCGAGACGCTGTGCTTCGACTATCACCGCGAGAACAAGGTCGATATCCGCGTCGTCCGCATCTTCAACACTTACGGCCCACGCATGCACCCGCACGACGGCCGCGTGGTCTCCAACTTCATCGTGCAGGCGCTTCAGGGCCAGGACCTGACCGTCTACGGCGACGGCCAGCAGACGCGTTCGTTCTGCTATGTGGACGACCTTATCGAGGGGTTCGTGCGCTTCATGGCGCAGACCGAGACCGTCGGGCCGATGAACCTGGGCAACCCGGGGGAGTTCACGATGCTCGAACTCGCCGAACTCACGATCAAGCTGGTCGGCGGTCGTTCGAAGATCGTGCACCGCCCGCTGCCCTCCGATGATCCGAAGCAGCGGCAACCCGACATCGGCCTTGCGCGCAAGGTGTTGGGCTGGGAACCGCGGGTGCCGCTGGAGGAGGGCCTCGGGCGTACCATCGCCTACTTTCGCGGCCGCGTGTGACCTTGGCCGGCGTTTTGGCGGCCGCGGCGCGGCCGTTGCCGGCTGGCGGCACCGGCTCCTGAAATCCACATTCCGAGCGACGCAGCCGGTGGGATGGGCGCAATTTGGGCCGGCGCGAGGGCGCGTTGCGGCACTGGATTTGTCGCCTCCGGCCGCTCTGCTGGCGTTCGGCCATTTGTCGTTTGCCAAGGGGGGGGCGGCGGGTAACGTCTCCGCCCTTCATGCTCTCGTTCATCCTCAAACGCTTTTCCGGCCGGCATTATAAGAAATTCCTGGAAAAGGTCCGCCCGACGGTCGCGCGCATCAACGAACTGGAACAGCAGTACCAGTCGCTTACCGATGAGCAGCTCCGGGCCAAGACGGATGAGTTTCGCGAGCGCATCGCCGCCGCCGCGGACAAGCGCGCGGCGCTGGAGGAGATCCTGCCCGAGGCCTTTGCCACGGTGAAGAACGCGGCCCGCCGCATGGTCGGGCGCAAGGTCATCGTCTGCGAGCACGAGCTCACCTGGGACATGGTGCATTTTGACGTGCAGCTCATCGGCGGCATCGCCCTCCACCAGGGGCGCATCTCGGAAATGGCCACCGGTGAAGGCAAGACGCTCGTCGCCACACTGCCCCTCTACCTCAACGCGCTCACCCGACGGAATACCCAGCTGGTCACCGTCAACGACTACCTTGCCCGCCGCGACTCCGAGTGGATGGGCCATCTCTACAATTTCCTCGGCGTCACCGTCGGCTGCATCCAGCAGCAGATGCCGCCGCACGAGCGCCGCGAGGCGTACGGCCGGGACATCACCTACGGCACCGCCAGCGAGTTCGGCTTCGACTACCTGCGCGACAACGGCATGGCCACGCGCAAGGAGGACCAGGTCCAGCGCGACTACTGGTACTGCATCGTGGACGAGGTCGACTCCATCCTCGTCGACGAGGCCCGCACGCCGCTGATCATTTCCGGCCCCGCGCCGATCGAGCGCGAGCAGCCCTTTACACGGCTCAAACCCGTCGTGGAGCAACTCGTCAATGACCAGGTCCGGCTCTGCAACCGGATCGTCGCTGAGGCCAAGGCGTTGCTCGAAAAGCCCGGCCTGACGCCCGATGACCGCGACCTCGCCGCCCGCAAGATGCTGCAGGTCAAGATGGGCCACCCGAAGAACAAGCAGCTGCTGCGGCTCATGGAAAATGGCGAGTGGCGCAAGCTGCTCGACAAAACCGAGACGGAATACAACTCCGACCTGAACAAGGACGAGCTGTACCGCCTGAAGGAGGAGCTCCTCTACGTCATCGACGAGCGCCAGCACCAGGCCGACCTTACCGAAATCGGCCGCAACAAGCTGCGCCCCGACAATCCGGACGCCTTCATGCTGCCGGATCTCGCCACCGAGTTCAGCGATTTGGAGAAGGACCAGACGCTCACGCCCGAACAGCGCGAGGCCAAGAAGCTGGCCGCCCAGAACGCCTACGCCGACGTCTCGGAGGAGATCCACTCGATCTCGCAATTGCTCCGCGCGTACTCGCTTTACGAGCGCGACGTCGAATACGTCGTCACCCCGGACGGCAAGGTCATGATCGTCGACGAGAACACCGGCCGCGTCATGCCCGGCCGCCGCTGGTCGGACGGCCTGCACCAGGCCGTGGAGGCCAAGGAGAACGTCAGCATCGAGCGCGAGACGCGCACGTATGCCACGATCACGATCCAGAACTACTTCCGCATGTACGAGAAGCTCGCCGGTATGACGGGCACGGCGGAGACGGAGGCGACGGAGTTCAACGACATCTACCGGCTGTCGGTGCAGGTGATCCCGACGAACAAACCCTGCATCCGTATCGACAAGAACGACTCCATCTTCAAGACGCGCCGCGACAAGTACTCGGCCGTCGTGCGCGAGATCGAGGTCGCCAACAAACGCGGCCAGCCCGTCCTCGTCGGCACGACCAGCGTGGAAGCGTCGGAGGTGCTTTCCCGCATGCTGCGGCGTACTGGCATCGTCCACACCGTCCTGAATGCGAAGTTCCACGCGCAGGAGGCGGATATCGTCGCCCGCGCCGGCCAGCGTGGGGCGGTCACCATCGCCACCAACATGGCGGGCCGCGGCACCGACATCAAACTCGGCGAGGGTGTACGTGAACTCGGCGGCCTTTACGTGCTCGGCACCGAACGGCACGAGTCCCGCCGCATCGACCGGCAGTTGCGTGGCCGCTGCTCGCGCCAGGGCGATCCGGGCGTCACCAAGTTCTATCTGTCGCTCGAAGACGATCTCATGCGTCTCTTCCTGCAGGGCAACCTCGCGTCGCGCCTGATGGAGGGCTCGATGAAGGAGGGCGAGGAGCTCGAGCACCCGTGGCTCAACCGCTCCATCGAGAGCGCCCAGAAGAAGGTCGAGCAGCAGAACTACTCGATCCGCAAGCGGCTGCTCCAGTACGACGACGTGCTGAACCAGCAGCGCGAGGTCGTGTACGGGATCCGCAATGGCGCGATCCACGCCGAGCGTCCCAAGGATATCATCTTCGAGCAGATCCAGGAGGAGCTGCTGAACCGCCTCGAGGTTGCCGGCTTTGGCGACAAGTCCGGCCCCACCAAGGTCGCGGTCGAGAGCTTCATCGGCTGGGTCAACCAGCACTTCCCGATCGGCGTGCGCGTGGAGGAACTCGCCGGCAACAATGCCGAGCCGATCGCCGCGAACCTGCTGGAACGGATCCGGAAAGCCTACGCGGTGAAGGAATCGGTCGAGATCCCGGAGGCGCTCGGTTCCATGGAGCGCTATGTCGTGATCAACGCCATCGATCACCACTGGCAGGAGCATCTCACCGAGATGGAGGAATTGCGGCGGTCGATCGGTCTGCGCAGCTACGGCCAGAAGGACCCGCTCGTGGAGTACAAGAGCGAGGCGTACAAGTATTTCGAGGAGCTCATGAACAACGTCCGGCTGCAGATCTGCACCGGCCTGTTCCGCACCGCCTCCAACCTCGAGTCCTTCGAGAACATGCTCGCGCTGCTCAGTCGCAGCGCGCGCACCGTCGGTCCGGAGGAGAGCGCCGCCATTTCCGCCGCCCGCCCGCCCATGCCGCCGGCACCGCAGATCACCACCACCGTGACCAGCAGCGGCCCCGCCGCCCTGCCGGAGCCCAGCGAGCCCGAGATCCAGTTGCCGAAGGTGACCATCCGGCGCGAGCTGCCCAAGGTCGGCCGCAACGATCCCTGCCCCTGCGGCAGCGGCAAGAAATACAAACACTGCCACGGCGCCTGACGCGCGGTCCGGTCCGCCTCCCGAAGACGCGCGGCTGCGGCCGCCCGCCGGCGCGCGAGTCCGCGGTGCCGGGGAGTCCGCCATCCGCCTTCGCCAACCTGAGCCCTTCCCGTGCCTCCCGCTTCTGATCCGGCGCCCACGCCGTCCTTCGACCCTTACACGCCGCAGCCGACCTTTGTGCAGCGCCACTCCGCTCCGCTCGGCGCTGCGGCGGTGTTCGTCCTGACCCTCGTGTTCGCGGTGGTCGCCTTTCCGCCGTTCAACGCGCCGGAGGCCGCCTATGCGATGCTCCTCCCGGGGGTGTACTGGGCCTACACCCGGCCGTCCTTCCGCACCTTTGCGCTCACGATCGGCATCGCGCAGATGATCGCGTGGACGTTGATCCTGGGCTGGCTACACCATGTCACCTGGGTCGGACTGTTTCTGCTGGGACCGTTCGTTGGACTCTGGGTTGGTTCCTGGTACCTGGCGGTGTGGTGGGCGATTCCCCGGATGCATGGCAAGGCAACGCCGACGCGCCTGCTGGTGATGCTCGGCCTGTGCGGCGCATGGGTGCTGATCGAGTGGACGCGTACCTGGTTCCTGGGCGGCTTCCCCTGGCTGCCCTTGGCGGCCAGCCAATGGCAGCGCCCCAGCATCCTGCAGATCGCCTCGCTCACCGGCAGCTACGGCGTGTCGTTCGTCCTCGTCGCGGTGAACATCGGGTTCGCCGCCTACGCGCATCGCCTCCTGCGGGAGGAAAGCACCGGCTTCGCCAAGCGCAGCCAGGAGTTCTTCCTCGCATTGTTCCTGCTCATGGGCTGCCTCGCGATGTTCTTCCAGGACGCCTTCGGCCGGCTCCATTACACCGAGACCCTGGGCCGCATCGCCTTTGTCCAGCCCGACATCCCGCAGAACGTGAAGTGGGATCCGACAAAGGCACCGGAGATCGTCAACGTCCTCCGCGACACCACCGGCCAGGCGGCGAAGACTCTGCCTTCATTGATTGTCTGGCCGGAGGCATCGACTCCCTGGGCCGTGCGCGGCGACGAGTCCATGAAGGCCTTTGTGGAGTCGCTGGCGAAGGACGCCAAAGCGCCGGTGCTGCTCGGTTCCATCGGGATCGAGGAGGGCGGCAAGCCCGACGCGCGCTGGTACAACGGCGCCTTCGTGGTCTCGCCCGAGCTCGGATTGCAGCAAACCTGGTACGCCAAGCGTCACCTCGTGCCCTTCGGAGAATACGTACCGCTGAAGCCTGTCCTGGGCTGGTTGCGCAAGGTCGTGCCGATCGGTGACGACTTCACCCCGGGGCTGGATGCCGCGCCCGTGCTGGTGAATCTGATCGACCAGCCGGTGCTGCTTGGCCCGTTGATTTGCTACGAAGATATTTACCCGCAACTGGCTCGTGAGAGTGTCTTGTCCGGCGCGAGCGCGCTGACCGTGCTGACCAACAACGGCTGGTTCGGGCAGGGTGGGGCGGCCTACCAGCATGCCGCCCAT
The Opitutus sp. ER46 DNA segment above includes these coding regions:
- the secA gene encoding preprotein translocase subunit SecA — protein: MLSFILKRFSGRHYKKFLEKVRPTVARINELEQQYQSLTDEQLRAKTDEFRERIAAAADKRAALEEILPEAFATVKNAARRMVGRKVIVCEHELTWDMVHFDVQLIGGIALHQGRISEMATGEGKTLVATLPLYLNALTRRNTQLVTVNDYLARRDSEWMGHLYNFLGVTVGCIQQQMPPHERREAYGRDITYGTASEFGFDYLRDNGMATRKEDQVQRDYWYCIVDEVDSILVDEARTPLIISGPAPIEREQPFTRLKPVVEQLVNDQVRLCNRIVAEAKALLEKPGLTPDDRDLAARKMLQVKMGHPKNKQLLRLMENGEWRKLLDKTETEYNSDLNKDELYRLKEELLYVIDERQHQADLTEIGRNKLRPDNPDAFMLPDLATEFSDLEKDQTLTPEQREAKKLAAQNAYADVSEEIHSISQLLRAYSLYERDVEYVVTPDGKVMIVDENTGRVMPGRRWSDGLHQAVEAKENVSIERETRTYATITIQNYFRMYEKLAGMTGTAETEATEFNDIYRLSVQVIPTNKPCIRIDKNDSIFKTRRDKYSAVVREIEVANKRGQPVLVGTTSVEASEVLSRMLRRTGIVHTVLNAKFHAQEADIVARAGQRGAVTIATNMAGRGTDIKLGEGVRELGGLYVLGTERHESRRIDRQLRGRCSRQGDPGVTKFYLSLEDDLMRLFLQGNLASRLMEGSMKEGEELEHPWLNRSIESAQKKVEQQNYSIRKRLLQYDDVLNQQREVVYGIRNGAIHAERPKDIIFEQIQEELLNRLEVAGFGDKSGPTKVAVESFIGWVNQHFPIGVRVEELAGNNAEPIAANLLERIRKAYAVKESVEIPEALGSMERYVVINAIDHHWQEHLTEMEELRRSIGLRSYGQKDPLVEYKSEAYKYFEELMNNVRLQICTGLFRTASNLESFENMLALLSRSARTVGPEESAAISAARPPMPPAPQITTTVTSSGPAALPEPSEPEIQLPKVTIRRELPKVGRNDPCPCGSGKKYKHCHGA
- the lnt gene encoding apolipoprotein N-acyltransferase; its protein translation is MPPASDPAPTPSFDPYTPQPTFVQRHSAPLGAAAVFVLTLVFAVVAFPPFNAPEAAYAMLLPGVYWAYTRPSFRTFALTIGIAQMIAWTLILGWLHHVTWVGLFLLGPFVGLWVGSWYLAVWWAIPRMHGKATPTRLLVMLGLCGAWVLIEWTRTWFLGGFPWLPLAASQWQRPSILQIASLTGSYGVSFVLVAVNIGFAAYAHRLLREESTGFAKRSQEFFLALFLLMGCLAMFFQDAFGRLHYTETLGRIAFVQPDIPQNVKWDPTKAPEIVNVLRDTTGQAAKTLPSLIVWPEASTPWAVRGDESMKAFVESLAKDAKAPVLLGSIGIEEGGKPDARWYNGAFVVSPELGLQQTWYAKRHLVPFGEYVPLKPVLGWLRKVVPIGDDFTPGLDAAPVLVNLIDQPVLLGPLICYEDIYPQLARESVLSGASALTVLTNNGWFGQGGAAYQHAAHSVLRAVEFRRPVIRCGNAGWSGWIDEFGAIRAVLTKGRDGAIHTELKDAPEGTVYFRGTATVRVHRDKRWDSVQTFYARHGDWFVLVSAALVALGFGALRLGQVKPSPRRRRADA
- a CDS encoding UDP-glucuronic acid decarboxylase family protein; translated protein: MRILVTGGAGFLGSHLCDRLVREGHEVVCVDNLFTGQKANIAHLLAHPNFEFVRHDVIDPFKFEVDQIYNLACPASPPHYQYNPIKTIKTSVMGAINCLGLAKRVRARILQASTSEVYGDPTVHPQPEAYWGNVNPIGRRSCYDEGKRCAETLCFDYHRENKVDIRVVRIFNTYGPRMHPHDGRVVSNFIVQALQGQDLTVYGDGQQTRSFCYVDDLIEGFVRFMAQTETVGPMNLGNPGEFTMLELAELTIKLVGGRSKIVHRPLPSDDPKQRQPDIGLARKVLGWEPRVPLEEGLGRTIAYFRGRV